A stretch of DNA from Candidatus Melainabacteria bacterium:
GCGCCTATTCTGCAGGGCGGAGTGGAAGTAGTTCCGGCAGGCAGCAAAGTGCTTGGCAGCGTCACAAATGTGGTGTCGGCAAAGCGTTTCAAATTTGGAGCCAACGGAAAAATCGACATCAAATTCACTAGCGTCGAAACGCCCGACGGTCGCAAAATTCCTCTCAGTGCTTCTATCGACGAAAACTCTCTCAGCTTGAGCGGAGGCACTACCGGCGGACGCGTAGGCAAAAGCCTGCTCACAACAGGAGTTGGTGCCGGTGGCGGCGCCGCTCTGGGCACCGCTCTTGGTGCTATCGTCGGAGCTACCGGTGGCGGGCAAGTAGGTCGCTCAACCGGTATGGGAGCCGCCTTTGGCACCGCCCTTGGTGGCGGAGTAGGGCTGGTGGGAGCCGGCGTACGCAAGGGCTCCGAAATCAAAATCAAAGCGGGCTCTTCCTTACCGGTCAAACTTACCGACAACATGCAAGTGACTGCTGCGATGCCGGTTTATGCACCTCCACCGCAGTATGGTGGCTACCCTCAAGGATACGCACCGCCGCAACAAGCCTACCCCGGTCCGCAGTATCCGCTGCAGCAACCACCGGCTGGCTACTATCCTCCACCTCAGCAGTAACGAGGGCTCAAGACTTTCTGCGCGCTCGAGAGTCTCGCCACCGGCCCGGCGCCTTTGCTACTGGTCCCGCGTATTGCTCCGGCCCAGCCCCTTGCTGCTGTCTCCAGCGTGTTTACGTGCCCCAGCGTCTCTGGCGCGAGCAAAATTCAACAATAGCCTTATCGAAAGCCTCAGGCGTAAAATCCGGCCAGAGAATAGGCGTCACATACAGCTCAGTGTAAGCCGCCTGCCACAACAAATAATTGGACAGGCGCATCTCGCCACCCGTCCGAATTAGCAAAGCCGGGTCAGGCATTCCGCTCGTATATAAGTGAGCGCTGATCAACTCATCTGTAATTTCTTCCACCTGCAGCCGCCCAGCAGCAATCTCGCGACCAATTTTCTTGACCGCTTCGGTGATTTCCAGACGAGAGCCATAATTGATCGCTACTTGCAAGCACAGACCTGTGTTGTTGCTGGTCTTCTCCATGGCTCGGCGCATCGATGCCTGCAGATTTTCAGGCAATTGCATGAGATCGCCGAGAAAAGTCAGCCGCACATTGTTCTCCGACAATTCCTCGAGTTCGGTAACCAGGACGTTTTGAAAGAGGTCGAGCAAAAATCCGACTTCTTCTTTACTACGCTGCCAGTTTTCACTCGAGAATGCATAAACAGTCAAAAACTTGAGACGCAGCCGTCCAACATGACGCACGAGCTCTTTCAAAGTCTTTACGCCCGCTTTGTGACCCATCATGCGAGGCTGATGGCGATCTGCGGCCCAACGTCGGTTGCCGTCCATAATAATGGCGACGTGGTCAAGCGGCAAAGCGCCGCCGTCTTGCACCTTTTCGACATTGGGTTTGTTGTCAGGTTTCTGTTTTGATGGTGCCTTAGCCAAGCCCCTGCCCATCTCGATTAGTTCCGATGTCATTGTAACCGGCTCAGCAAAACCATGCTTTGTCTGGTGAACAGACTGTTTCAAAAAAATCCTAGAATAAAGAATCTCTCAACTCGTGTATCTAAAAGGCTTCCCGAGCCTCCAGCACAACAACATGCTCAATACGACGATTTACAAGGTGCGACAGCTCTGGACATTAGCGATGCCAATTAATATTCTTGGTGCATGGTATTCCTTCGCCCGACCTATCTAATCGACGGTGACGTCACCGATATCGACCTCGACCAGCTCACACGAGACGGCATCAAAGGCATTATTTTCGACCTCGACAGCACCATCATGGCGCCGCATTCGGGCAAAATTACAGCCGAAACCGCCACATGGCTGGAACTCGCTCGCGAAAACTTCAAGCTTGCCGTCGTCAGCAACAACAAGAACGATCCATATATACAAAAGGTGCAAGAGCATCTCAACATGACAGTGCTTGGCAGGGCGGCAAAGCCAAGTCGGAAACTGTTTCTTCGCGTGCTTGACGAGTTCGAACTGCCCGCAGACCAGGTGGTTGTCGTAGGCGATCGCCCCCTTACCGATGTCTGGGGTGGTCACCGCGCCGGTATGAAAACGATCCTCGTCTGGCCGCTCAAGACAATGAACGAACCGTCTTACGTTCTCTTTTTCCGCAAACTGGAAAGATGCTTTATCAAGCCGTGAGATGAAACTCTCCGCTTGAAAATAGTTTCAGATTGAGTTAGTTTGGAGTTGCGCAAACGCTTCTCTGGACGTTTGAAAACCGGTAATCATGCGGGATTCCGTTGAATAGGCCAACCACATATACCCTCATATCATTTTCGTGCGCGCTAGCATGTTCAAACGCTATAGCGCAGGATCTTGGCGCTCCATCAGCCTCAACAAGCAAACGATCACTGGCCGCCAACGGCACTCTCATTGCGCCTGCACCGAACATGGTGCTACCGAAGAGCGTTGCGCTGCCGAAGAGTGCGCCGGTGCCGCTAAAACGATCACTGCGCAAAAAGGCCCGGGCGGCATATCCAAGCAGCCACTACCAGAAGGCCATGTACTTCAAACAGAAGGGCGACAAGTCACACGCCCTCGTGGAATTTCTCAAAGCCACTCAAGAAAATCCTCGTTTGACTAAAGCTTTTTACGAGCAGGCTCTGATCTTCAGAGAAAGAGGCTATCTCAAACTGGCACAATCGGCATTAGAACAAGCTCTTGCCCTGAAGCCGGATTATCACGAAGGGCGCATCCTACTTGCCACCATTCAGATTCAGCAGGGCAACGTCGGAGGAGCAATGCAACAGCTCGGGCAATCGCTGGGCATCAGCGTAGCTCCCAAAACCAATGAGGAGGAAGAATTACCTCAATCAACAGTTTTGCAGTCCTTGCATACGCTTTTGCCAGAGAATGTCGCTGAAGGCATCGGCAAACTGACCGTTGGAAATTCTGGCAAATCTGACAATTCCATCGACAAAGCCGCAGACAAAGCTGAACAGAAGGGCAACACAAAAAAATCCCGCAAAAATAGCAAACCCAAACCTGAGAAAGTTCAAGAAGACACAGTTCAAATCATGGAGCCCAAAAGAAGCGACAATAGCGCAGCTTCTTTAGTGGCGCAGCTACCCAACGCCCTGCCCAATACGCTGCGAATGTTCTTCCCTGACAACGAAAAAAATGGCTCCTCCACACCATCAGACTCGGCTGGGTGGAGCGGCGATTCAAATTCAAAAGCAGACACAGTTCAGGAAGCGGCGAACCTTGACGCTGCACATCTTCCGTCTTTGCCGCCGGGAGAATCAAAGCCTGACAAAAGCGCCGGAAACGGCACGTCAAAATCTCACAAACGCGCGAAGAAGAACTGGTTTTCGCGCATCATGACGGCACTAGATACCAGCCAGGAAGAACAAAACCAGGCACCGCCCGCACCACCACCTATCGTAGCCGACGACGACTCCAAACCCGGAGACGCCATAGTCAGAAGCATACCACCCCTCAAGCCGGAGCCACCGCCCGTGGTTCCAACACAAGTAGAGACATTCGAAAAGCCTGACCAGCCCCGACAAATTGTCGAAAAGGTAGCAGCTCTGGCTAACGCGGCAATTTCAAGCGCAGCCAAAACCAACTTCCAATTTCCAAATCTTGCCAATTTAAATTCAACTCTGTTGAACACACACAACATCGGCAACGAGAACAAAGATGAGGTGGCAGCGCAGCCTGTACCTGCACCTCCACTGAATGAAGAGCCCAAACCTTACAAACCGATCATTGCACCAAATAGCGATGATCCATGGTCGGTGAGACTACGTTATCTGGCAGATCACGGCACGGGCACTCTGAAAGAGGGTGAGGCTTTCATGTTCTCGGAAGAGACCGGCGAAGCGACACTGTTTCTGGCCGACGGACAGACAGTTCGCCGCACCATATACCTGCCGCGCGATGCGCAGGAAG
This window harbors:
- a CDS encoding isoprenyl transferase, coding for MGRGLAKAPSKQKPDNKPNVEKVQDGGALPLDHVAIIMDGNRRWAADRHQPRMMGHKAGVKTLKELVRHVGRLRLKFLTVYAFSSENWQRSKEEVGFLLDLFQNVLVTELEELSENNVRLTFLGDLMQLPENLQASMRRAMEKTSNNTGLCLQVAINYGSRLEITEAVKKIGREIAAGRLQVEEITDELISAHLYTSGMPDPALLIRTGGEMRLSNYLLWQAAYTELYVTPILWPDFTPEAFDKAIVEFCSRQRRWGT
- a CDS encoding YqeG family HAD IIIA-type phosphatase is translated as MVFLRPTYLIDGDVTDIDLDQLTRDGIKGIIFDLDSTIMAPHSGKITAETATWLELARENFKLAVVSNNKNDPYIQKVQEHLNMTVLGRAAKPSRKLFLRVLDEFELPADQVVVVGDRPLTDVWGGHRAGMKTILVWPLKTMNEPSYVLFFRKLERCFIKP